The nucleotide window CCATCATGGACGGGGATTTGTATGAGATCATCGACAGCCTGATAGCGGCCGACCAGGCTGCCAAGCTGAGCAGTCTGCAGGAGATATGATATGGCGGGCGGCGGAAAAGAGGGAGTACAGTGATTCGGGTATTTATATGTCCGGAGTGCGGTAAGGCAAGAGTAGTATCCAAGTTTCTGAAAGCGGACTGTTATCATTGCGGGGCAGAGATGAAGGTATGTGATGTTCCCTATACAAAATGGGTGGAAATGGATCCAGAAGAGAGGGAAAGGCTTTCGGAGTCTTACCGCGGTCATAACCGGCAGCAGATGGGGAATAATAAAATTAAATAGATTGGAGGGGTATGATGGCGGGTACAGCTTGGGCGCTTCTGCCTCCTGTTGTGGCGATCGCGCTGGCATTGATCACAAAGGAGGTCTATCTTTCACTGTTGATCGGCATTGTGTCCGGGGCACTGCTGGTGACCGGATTTAAACCGCTGGCTTCTGTGGAAACCACGTTCTCGATCATGGGCGACAAAATCGGCGGAAACGTGGACATCCTGATATTTCTGGTGCTTTTAGGCATTCTGGTGGCGCTGATCACCAAATCCGGCGCGTCAAAGGCCTATGGGAACTGGGCATCCAAGGTCATCAAATCAAAGAGAGGAGCTCTCTTATCCACCGTGCTTTTAGGATCCCTGATTTTTGTGGATGATTATTTCAACTGCCTGACCGTAGGGACGGTCATGAGGCCTGTGACAGATAAATATAAAATCAGCAGAGCGAAGCTGGCTTATATCATTGATGCCACCGCGGCGCCTGTCTGCATCATTGCGCCGATCTCAAGCTGGGCGGCGGCGGTAGGCTCATCCCTGCCGGAAGGGAGCGGGATTGACGGCTTCAGCCTGTTTATCAGAACGATTCCTTTCAATCTCTATGCGATCCTGACCATAATTTTTATGCTATATCTGATCATACGGAATATCGATTACGGTGCAATGAAAAGGTATGAAGAAAAGACGGCGAGAGAAGGGGAAGAAACTGCGGTTTCCGGAGAGGAGCTTCGCATCAGCGGCAGAGGAAAGGTGATCGATCTGGTTCTGCCGATTGCGGTTCTCATCCTGTTCTGTATCAGCGGCATGCTGTACACGGGCGGGATTCTGGAAGGAGCGGGGATCGTGGAGGCATTTGCGAACTGCGATTCTGCCAGAAGTCTGGTACTGGGTTCCTTTTTCACCCTTGTTGTGACTTTCCTTCTGTATCTTCCAAGAAGAGTGATCTCCTTCCGCGAGTTCTGCGGAAGCTTTACAGAGGGATTTAAGGCGATGACGCCGGCCATCATGATACTCTGCCTCGCATGGACCTTATCCGGCATATGCCGTGAGGAGTATTTGGACATTGGAAGTTTTGTGCGCGGGGTAGTCGGAGGCAGCGCACTGATTGGCATGCTCCTTCCCGCTATCTTCTTTGCCGTGGCCACAGGCCTGTCCTTTGCTACCGGCACTTCTTGGGGGACCTTTGGTATACTGATTCCTATCGCGTTTGTGGTGCTCGATGCAGGAGATATCAATATGCTGACCATTGCCACGGCGTCCATTCTTGCGGGGGCCGTGTGCGGAGATCATATTTCTCCCATTTCTGATACGACGATCCTGGCTTCGGCGGGCGCACAGTGCAATCATTTAAGCCACGTGTCGACCCAGATACCATATGCTCTCACGGTGGCGGCGTGCTGCATGGCCGGGTATTTTGCGGCCGGATTTACGAAGAACGGCTGGGTGGGGTCCTTGGTCGGGCTTGAGGCTTTGGCAGCATCGCTGCTTTTGGTGGGGCGGAACGGAAAAAGAACAGAAAAATAGGCGTTTTTCCGTTTGGCAGAGGCCTTGTGCAGCGGAAACAATTCATACGAAAGCCCTTTGATTTATTTAGAATTGTGCTATACTAGAATTAAAGTCGATGTGCGAGGACCTTCTGAGGGGAAGGGATAAGTATTGGAGGGATTTTATGAATTTGTTTAAGCATAATATCATTGTTTCAGAGCGCAGGGACATGGTGAAAATTACCGATACAGTAAAAAAGGACATCAAAGAGAGCGGCATTAAGAACGGAGTCATCATCGTGCACTGCCCGCATACTACCGCCGCCTTGACGATTAACGAAAACGCAGATCCGGATGTCATCCAGGACATGCTGTATGCCATGGAGCACGCCTATCCTACAAAGGATATCCGGTACCGCCACTATGAAGGGAATTCTCACGCCCACGTAAAAGCTTCTACCATGGGAGCTTCAGTGACTTTGATTCTGGAAGAGGGCGAGATGATTCTCGGGGTATGGCAGGATTTATACTTATGCGAGTTTGACGGGCCCAGGCAGCGTACCTTTTATGTGAAGGTGATGGAGGGATAGACGTGGAGATTCAGAATATCGTTGAAAAGCAGCGGGATTATTTTGCCACAGGCGCAACAAGACCTGTGGCATTTCGTTTGAATGCGCTGAAACGACTGCAGGAAGAAATAAAGAAGCGGGAGCCGCTGATCCACGCGGCGCTTAAAAAGGACCTGAATAAATCGGGTTTTGAGTCCTATATGACAGAGACCGGAATGACATTGGCTGAGCTGAGTTATCTCCGGAAGCATTTAAAGAGCTTTTGCAGGCCGAGGGCGAAGCTGTCGCCGCTTGCACAGTTCCACAGCAGGAGCTTTACGGTCCATGAGCCTTATGGGGTGACGCTGGTAATGTCTCCCTGGAACTATCCGTTCATGCTGTGCCTTGAACCTCTGGCAGGCGCGCTGGCGGCCGGTAACTGCTGTATCCTGAAGCCGTCTGCTTATGCGCCGGCTACATCAGCCGCCATACGGGAGCTGATCGAGGCCGTATTCCCCCCGGAATATGTGGCGGTTGTAGAGGGAGGCCGGGCAGAAAATACGGCGCTCCTGGAGCAGCGCTTTGACTATATCTTTTTCACGGGTGGCGTGAAGGTGGGAAAACTGGTGATGGAGAAGGCATCCCGGAATCTGACGCCGGTCACGCTGGAATTGGGGGGAAAGAGCCCCTGCATCGTGGAAGAGTCCGCAGATCTTAAAACGGCTGCCAGGCGGCTGGCCTTTGGAAAATATCTGAACGCTGGGCAGACCTGCGTAGCGCCTGATTATCTGCTTATCCAAGAGTCCATTAAGAAGCCCTTTCTGGCTCTGCTGGAAAAGGAAATCCGCTCCATGTTTGGAGAACGGCCTCTGGAGAATCCGGATTATCCGAAGATCATCAATGAAAAACACTTTAACAGAATCCTGAGCCTCATGGAGGGAGAGAAGCTCCTGACAGGAGGAGAATGCCGGCGGGAAACGCTCCAGATCGCCCCGGCGGTTCTGGATGAAATATCGGCGGATGCTCCGGTGATGAAGGAGGAAATCTTCGGCCCGCTTCTGCCGGTGCTCACTTTCCGGGAAATCGGAGAGGCGGAGAAATTCGTTCAGGTGAGAGAAAAGCCTCTTGCGTGCTATATTTTTACCAAAAAGAAAGAAGTGGAGAAACGGCTGCTCAGTTCTCTGAGCTTTGGCGGCGGCTGCGTAAATGATACCATTATACACCTGGCCACTTCCCGTATGGGATTCGGCGGCGTAGGCGGCAGCGGGATGGGAAGCTATCACGGGAAAAAGAGCTTTGAGACCTTCAGCCATGAAAAGAGTATTGTAAAGAAATACAATTGGATAGATATGCCGATCCGCTATCAGCCATATACGAAAAAAAAGGAAAAGCTTCTTAGGCTTTTCCTGAAATGAATACTTCTTAAGACCATAGAACGTGCCAGCCATGTCCTATGGCCTTTTTTTTGCAGGTTCTTTTATCTTGAAATATACCAGCTGGACGTTGCTGTTGGAGCTGGCCTGATTTCTCTTCACCTCGAAAAGATCGAGAGAGTTGATGAACGGGGTGAATTTGGAAAAACCAAAGTTCCGTACATCAAAGTCAGGGAAGCGTTTAGCGAGCTGATTTCCCAGCTCTGCCGAAAAAATCCACCCGTCGTCGTCGGAGCATTCCTCCACCAGGGAGAGGATGGCTTTTTTGATCATCTTCAGGTTAGTTTGGGGCTCCGGCCCCTTCTTTTTCAGCCGGGAAGAGGACGATGCCGAGGCGGCGGATAAAACGGAAGACTCCGATTTTAATTTGGAAACCGAACTGCCGGCCTTTTTTGCAGCGGTTCTTCCTTTTCTGGAAACAGGCGTTTCCAGTTTATCGGCTTCCGCCGCCGGTTCACTTTCTGTATCCGGAGCGTCTGCGGCTTCCTCCTCCTGAAGATTGGACAAGAGGATATCCAGATATTTAAACTGGTTGCAGGCAGAGATGAAGGGCTTTGGCGTTTTGCTTTCCCCCATGCCGATCACATGCATGCCGGATTCCCGGAGCCTTGCCGCCAGACGGGTGAAATCGCTGTCCGAGGAAGCGATACAGAAGCCGTCCACCGTTCCGGAGTATAAGATATCCATCGCATCGATGATCATGGCCGAATCAGTGGAATTCTTGCCGGTGGTGTATCCGTACTGCTGGATGGGGATGATGGAATTGTCCAGCAGTACATTTTTCCAGGAGTTCAGCTGGGGATTGGTCCAGTCCCCGTAGATTCTTTTGTAGGTTGCTACTCCGCTTTTGGCGGTCTCATCCAGAATGATCTTAATGTATTTTTCTGAAATGTTATCTGCGTCGATCAATATCGCGAATTTTAATTCCTTATCCATAAATACCCCTTTTTTATTAGAGAATCATCACAAAGGTCCCGGCGGTTATCAGGATTCCTCCCAGGACCGCTTTCCAGGTCACTGCTTCATGAAGGATCACGAACGCCAGGACGATGGAAATCACCACGCTGAATTTGTCGATCGGCACCACTTTGGATGCGTCGCCGAGCTGCAATGCGCGGTAATAGCAGATCCAGGACAGGCCTGTCGCCAGCCCGGACAGCACTAGAAAAATCCAGCTTTTTGCGGAGATGTCGGAAATCCCCTGATGAGCTCCTGTCATGAATACGATTCCCCAGGCCATAACAAGCACCACTACGGTGCGGATCGCGGTGGCCAGATTGGAATTAATCCCCTCGATCCCCAGCTTTGCCAGGATCGATGTCAGCGCGGCAAATACCGCCGACAGAATCGCAAACCAGAACCACATACGTCTGCCTCCATTCATACTTTCGCCTCGTTTTCAATTATTACCAGTTCCAATGGTAGGAAATGTAGGAATCACCGCTGACGATCATCACCAGTATCATCATCACGCCGAGAACCAGAGCGATGGAACTGAGGACCAGTCCGGCAATGGCGAGTCCGCGGGAACTGGATTTCATGCCGATGATGCCAAATATCAGCCCTACGATGCCGATGGGTATACAGAGCAGAGGAAGGCAGCAGCAGCAGGTGCCGATGATGCCGAGGACAAGTGAAGCGATGGCAAGGCCTGTATGGCCCTCTTCTCCGCCGTCCTTCTTATAGGTGTTCTGCCCGTAAGGATTCTGCCCGTAAGGATTTTGCCCGTAGGGGTTTTGTCCATAGGGGCTCTGTCCGTAAGGGTTCTGTCCATAAGGATTCTGCTCATAAGAACCCTGCTGGTTCCCATATTCTTCATAAGTGTTCTGCCCGGCCTGAAAGTTCGTTTCATTCTGACCGGAAAACGGCTGGTAATCCATATAAGGACGACGAGGCTCTTCGGAACTGCTGTTTTCGGATGCGCCTCCGGCCGTGTTTTCGCCGCCGTTATCCCAGGCAGTATCTTGTCTGGATATATCTTCCGCGGGAGCCTTTGCTTGTCCGTCAGGGGTGAATGAGGTGCCGCATTCATCGCAGACGGCAGCGCCATCGGAGAGCTCTTTGCCGCAATTAGTACAATACATAGTCAAACCGCCTTTCTTTCCTTTATCATGAATAAGTGTCCAAATGCGATATTACCATTATAAGCCAGCGGCAGGCAAAACTCAATGAAAATGTTTCCAAAGACCGGCATTGGCGGACAAAAGGGCCTCATATCTTTAAATTGTCCATTTCCAGGCCGGGATATACGGAAAAAGGCGATATAGCAGCTACTAGCGCCATATCGCCGGAACGGCGGTATCAAAAATAAACGCTGCCGGAGCAGCCTCAGTGGATGATGGGAGAAATTAGTCATGAATCTGCCGGCCAGTTTGATCCATGTGATAGCTGTCCTTGTATATCAGCTGAGAGATGGGGACCAGTTCATATCCCTGGTTCTGCAGTCCTGTAATAATAGCCTCCAGAGCTCCCGGCGTATACTTAGCTCCGTTGTGCATCAGGATAATGGAGCCGTTCTGGAGGTTTTTGTGGTTAAGGACGGTCTTGATAATGTTTTCTGTGCCGTAATCTTTCCAGTCCAGGCTGTCCACGTCCCATTGAATGCAATAGTATCCACATTCTTTGCTGGTCAGCACCACGTTGTTGTCATAATCTCCGTATGGCGGACGGAACAGGGTCATTTCCACTCCGGTCAGTTCTTTTACTTTATTATGTACAGACATAAGCTCAGATTTGATTTCGTCCGGACTCAATTCGCTCATATTGGGATGGGTTTCACTATGATTTCCGAGATCGTGTCCTTCCGAAGCAATGAACCTTACGTCTTCCGGATAGGATTCCACCCAGCCGCCGGTCATGAAAAAAGTACATTTTATGTTATGCTTCCGGAGGATTTCCATGATGGACCTGGTGTCTTCATTTCCCCAGGCGGCGTCAAAACTGAGAGCGACCTGTTTTTTATCGGTATCCACGCTGTAAATAGGAAGCTCCCTGGTGCCGACGGTGCTGCTGACGGAGATGGCCGCGGGGATATAGAGAATGGCGCCGGCGGCCAGAATAAAGACAGCCAGCCACAAGAAGCCATTTTCCGCTATGCGGTGAAGGAGTTCTTTTTTCAGGAGCTTCTTTTTCGGGCTTCGTAATAATCTCATGTTTATGCTGACCTTTCAAAAGCTGTTATTGTTACAATGTATGCGGAGAACAACGGGACATTCCCGGAGAAAAAGCCGGCCAATTAAAATAAACGTAAAGACCGGCTCCCAGAAAGGCTGTGAACCGGCTTTACGTTTAATATATTGGATGAAGCTATGTCAATCCGATCATTCAGCAGAGGTTTCGGGAACCACCGACGAGATCATGCTGTCAAAATCATTTGCATAATCTGTCTTTGTATCTTTTTTACTTACATACATTATTCCGCATGAACCATTTTCTCCATCTGAAAATATGGCGAATTTACCGGTAGCCGGAATGGAATTTAAGGATAATTCAAACGAATGGATAACTCCGGGAACCTCTCCTATTGTGGAAACTTTAGTATCTACAGAAACATAGTCATCAAAAGAAGATACAAAACCATCAATTGCAGACTTCTGTATGAGCTCGTTTGTCAGATCATATGATTCACTGTTATATTTAATCATCATAGTGGCGTCATCCGTTCTATAGGTCATGGAATCAGCTGAATTTTGCTGCTCTATCCACAGGGAAGAGATGGAGATCTTATATCCATGAAAACTTATGGATACACTGGATTGTTCATTGGAAGACTCTGTTGTACTTTCTTTTGTTTCAGGTGTCTGTGTGGTTTTTGGCTCCGTTGCAGGTGCTTTCGTTGTTTCTTCAGAAGTTTTTTCCGAACTGGAACTTTTCGTTGTGGATTCCTTGCTGGGAGCGCTGCCACAGCCTATAAGCAGCAGTGATACGATTCCGCATAAAAAATACAAGGTCAATTTCTTTTTCATAACCAATACCTCCATAAAGAATTTTTTGTGAACGCATATATTATACTTCGATTGATAAACTTTTACAATAATTGTAATAAAATATTTCTCAATACTGAAGAAATGGAATTAAAAAAATATTAAAAGAAAAATAAAGAAAAAATAAGACAAAGAAGTAATAATATTTAAGCAGGAAAGAGCGAAGCCAAGAAAAGTATGAAATAGACAGCTTTAAATATCATGCAAAAAACAAATAAAATATGTTATAATCATTAGAAATGAGCCCCCTATTTGCACAGATGAAAGGAGGTACCATATGAAAGAGACACTGACGAAGAATATCCGGAGACGAGGCCGAGAAAAGAGGACTATATACTATGGATAAAGTAATACACGAGATTCCGCCGGTATATGACGGGAATTCAAAGATTCTGGTCCTCGGCAGCTTTCCTTCGGTCAAGTCCCGGGCGGGAAAGTTCTTTTATCATCATCCTCAGAACCGGTTCTGGAAGGTGCTGGCGGTGGTATATGGAGCCTGCACTTGCAGCGGAAACAGCTGCGAGGGTTATGTCCCGGAAACGGTGGAAGAGAAAAAACGGTTTCTGCTGGAGAATCGGATTGCCGTTTGGGATGTGATAGCCAGCTGCGATATTGACGGTTCCAGCGACAGCAGCATAAAAAACGTGGTTCCCAATGATCTGTCCGTGATTCTGGACGCGGCGGATATCCAGGGGATCTTCTGCAACGGAGGAACTTCCTATAAATTATATGACAAATATCTGGAGAAAAGGACCGGGCGGCAGGCGGTGAAGCTGCCGTCCACGAGCCCGGCCAACGCGGCATATTCTCTGGAGAGACTTACAGCCCTGTGGAGGGAAGCCCTGCTTCCCTGACCTCAGGGCTGTTGTTTATGATCTGGTGCCGGATCCGGCTTTAAGCGGCGGTATACGGACTCTCTTAAGAGCGTATAGATGACGGAGCAGAGCGGGACAAAGAGAAGCATACCTGCGATTCCGAACACGCTTCCGCCCACGGTGACGGCTACCAGCACCCAGATACCGGGAAGCCCGATGGAGGTGCCCACTACCTTTGGATATATCAGATTACCCTCCAGCTGCTGAAGAAGCATCAGAAAGACGATGAAGACGACAGCCTTGACCGGGCTGACGATCAGAATCAGGAATGCGCCGATAAAACACCCGATGAAAGCCCCAAATACGGGGATCAGGGCAGTGAAACCCACCAATGTGCCGATCACCATCGCATAAGGAAGTCGCAGGAGGGTCATGCCCAAAAAGCAGAGAACACCCAGGATAACGGCTTCTGTGCACTGTCCGGTGACAAAGCTCGAGAAGATCCGGTTTGAGACGGTACAGACACGGAGAAACTGTCCGGCTCTTTTTTCCGGTAGGAATACCTGCATTAGCTTGCGGAACTGTTCGCTGAGTTTCTCTTTGGAAGCCAGGATGTACAGAGAAAAGATGAACGCCAGAAAGAAGTTGACGACTCCGCTCACGATGGAGGAGGTGACTCCGATCGTGGTATTGACGACGGTGGCCGCGCCGTCCTGGAGGAATTTTCCCATGGCCTCCAGCATCTGCTTCCAGTCGATATTGACGCCTTCAAGCCGCTCCGTGGAGATGTCCCAATCCTTAGCAAGCTGTATCAGCCATGCCTGTGCGTTCTCCATGAATACGGGGATACTTTTGCTCAGGATGGAGACGGTCCGGATCAATTCAGGAACGACTAAAAAGATTACAAGGCACAAGACGGCCAGCACGACAATGATGGACAGCAGCATGCAGACGGGCCTGTGTATGAGGTCCCAGACCTTCCGTCCTTTAAGCTTTCGGAACACCTTTTCTTCCAGCAGCCTCATGGGTACATTCAGGATGAAAGCGATACATGCGCCCAGGAGGAACGGGAATAGAAGGCCGAGAATCCATCGGAAAGCGTTTCCGACGACGCTCAGATGCTCCAGCCCGACAAACAGAAGGATTCCGAACGCAATGAATCCGAGTATCTTTTTTGAGTTGTTCTTATTTAGTTCCATAGTCGATATTCGTCAGCCCTTTCTTAGAAATGGTGTTTCAATCGTATTTATCTTACTATAAAGCATTCCGGTATTCAAGAAAATATCTTGTCTGACAATGGAAACAATTGCGGTCTGAGGCATGGACATGAAAGCTATAAGCATATAGACAACAAGCATTTGTTAAAAAACTATGGAATGATATAATGAATAATAAGAAAACGCTGTTCCCTGACAGGCCGAAGTGTAAAAGATAGAAGCAATGGTGCTTGGTATCCCGGATACTGAGCGTTTTTTTAAATTCCAGTCTGAAAATTGCGGAAATCATATCAAGGAGGCTGAAGCAGAAGACCGGGAGACAGCAGATTACAAATAACAGTGAGGGAGAATGCAAGACTATGGACGAGAGGATTCTGTATCCATCTTTCAGCGGCATCAACACATTTCTGCGGGCGCCGTATGTGACCTTGGATGAAATTGAGGAGGGAGATTACGTCGTATCCGGAGTACCTTATGATGTGACCATTGGCACCAGGCCGGGACCAAGATACGCTCCCAACGCGATTCGGGAGGAGACCAAGCACTTTATTTACCACCTTTGTGCCATTGACGGAGAGGTCGTGGACGTATGCACGAAGAAGAGGATGCTGGCGCCGCCTAAAGAGATCGTAAAGGACATCGGAGATATCCGCGTGTATCCCACCGACGTGATGAAGACGACGGAACAGGTGGCGGACACCATAGAAAAGATCGTGGAAAAGGGGGCGTTTCCCGTTACCCTGGGCGGGGACCACTATATCGCTTATCCCGTAGTGAAAGGCTTTGAGCGGGGCTATAAAAAGCGCATGGGCCGGGATGTGAAGATCGGCTATTTACATATTGATTCTCATATGGACATGTACGATGAGAACGATACATGGGGGAAATATTACCAGGGTTCTCCGGCGCGGCGTATCAGCGAGCTGGAAAGCTTTGATCTGAAGCATATGGTCTTTGTAGGCCTGAACGGAACGACGGGAGCGGAGTGCTATGATTACGCAGTAAACGGCGGAGCTTCTTTGTATACCATTGACGATATTCGCAGGGACGGTGTGCGTGCGGTGATGGAAAAAGCCATTGCGGCCGCATCAGAAGGCTGTGATGTGGTGTATGCCACCATAGATATCGACATATTGGATCAGGCTTATGGATGCGGGACAGGCAGCTATGTATATGGAGGGATCACGGCTGTGGAGCTTCTGGAGATCGGAAGCATCCTCGGGGATACTTCCTGCATCGGCGGTATCGATATGGTAGAGGTGTCGCCGCCCTGTGATCCTACCGGCTCCACCAACAGGCTGGCGGCCAGCACTTTGATCAATTTCCTGAAGCCGAGGCTTTTTGAGTTCCGGTGAGAGACCGTTAATATGGCAGGGAGGGGCAGAGACAAAATGGAATTGGATGAACTGAAAAAACTTGCGGGACAGTACCGGGATAAGATGATCGCACACAGAGTGCATCTTCATATGCATCCGGAGCTTCCCTTTTGTGAAAAGAACACGTCGGCATATGTGAAGAAGGAACTGGAGCGGATAGGCGTGCCCTATGTCCTTTGTGAAGGAAATTATGGGATCGTCGCAACGGTCACAGGCGGAAAGCCGGGGAAGAACATAGGATTCCGGGCGGACATGGATGCTCTGGAGATACAGGAGGCCAACGATGTGCCTTACTGCTCCCAGGTTCCCGGTGTGATGCATGCCTGCGGACATGACGGCCACACGGCGGTGCTGCTTGGGCTGGCAGAGGCGCTCACAGAACATAAAGAGCTGGTGCACGGAACGGTGAGATTATTTTTCCAGCCGGCGGAGGAGCTGGCTCCGGGAGGAGCGAAATCCATGGTGGACCAGGGGTTTGCCGACGGGCTGGACGAGGTCTATGCCCTCCATTTCCAGGGAGAGACGGAGACCGGCACCATACGGACTACCACAGGGGCCATCATGGCCAATGCAGACAGCATCACAGTCACCATTCACGGCCGGGGAGCTCATGCAGCCGATCCCAACCTGGCGGCGGATGCACTGCTGGCAGGAGCCGCGGCCGTCTGCGCGCTTCAAAATATCGTTTCCCGCTTTCTGAATCCGCTGGATTCGGCAGTAGTCAGTATCTGCACGTTCCATTCCGGAGAAAAAGTATACAACGTCCTTCAGGACAAAGCAGTGTTTCTGGGAACGGTCCGGACCTTCAGCGCGGAGGCGAGAGCCAGTATAGAAGAGAAAATACACACGGTTCTGAAGGGGGTCTGTGAGATTTATGGGACGACCTATGAGCTGGAATATGAGAAGGGCTATCCGGCGGTCATAAATGACCGGCAGGTATCAGAACAAGCGGTTAAGGCCATGGAAAAAGCCGGTTTCCATGTGGAGATATGCAGGCCTGATCTGGGCGGTGAGGATTTTGCTTACTTCTTAAATCATACGCCGGGATGCTTCGCCTATATAGGC belongs to Qiania dongpingensis and includes:
- a CDS encoding amidohydrolase — encoded protein: MELDELKKLAGQYRDKMIAHRVHLHMHPELPFCEKNTSAYVKKELERIGVPYVLCEGNYGIVATVTGGKPGKNIGFRADMDALEIQEANDVPYCSQVPGVMHACGHDGHTAVLLGLAEALTEHKELVHGTVRLFFQPAEELAPGGAKSMVDQGFADGLDEVYALHFQGETETGTIRTTTGAIMANADSITVTIHGRGAHAADPNLAADALLAGAAAVCALQNIVSRFLNPLDSAVVSICTFHSGEKVYNVLQDKAVFLGTVRTFSAEARASIEEKIHTVLKGVCEIYGTTYELEYEKGYPAVINDRQVSEQAVKAMEKAGFHVEICRPDLGGEDFAYFLNHTPGCFAYIGCGNRDRGICASVHTPKFDIDEDALESALLCELALYGNAVGTF